The nucleotide window GAATTATTAAAATCAGCCCAAATTGATCAATGTCGCGCCGCTTTAATTGTCACGACTAATGAACAAGTTAACGCAGAAACCGCTTTAACTATTCGCCAACTGAACCCTCATACTCGTCTCGTTATTCGGTCTTCTAAAGAAAATCTTAATGAATTATTAAATGAACAATTGGGGAATTTTATCGCCTATGAACCCACTCAACTCCCCATTACTGCCTTTACCTTAGCCGCATTAGGCAGCGAAACCTTAAGCTTTTTTAACCTTGATGGGGAAAAACTGAGGGTGATCCAACGTCAGATCCCAAAAGGCGATCGCTGGTGTAATCTTTCTGGCGTTCATGAATTAAACACCCGTACTCGTCGCATTTTAGCCCACACCGATCATTTAACTTCCCTTCCTTCTACCTTTCATCAATGGGATGGGAATGCACCTATTCTTCCCGGAGATACCCTCGTTTATATCGAAACTGCCGAAAATTTTCTCCTGTTACCTAAGCGAGAGAGTTCAACCCCAACTCAGGCGCAAAAATCCATTCATAGCAAAAATCCCCTGAAACGGCTTAAAAGATATCTACAAGGGAAATTGTATCACTTTTGGCATTCAACCCTGCAACAACCTACCCGCAAAGTTGCCTTAATTTGTGGTTTGATTGTCTTATTTTTGTTATTGACTGGGACAATTTTACTGATGATTTCCCATCCCGGAACGACCTTATTATCTGCCTTTTCTGCCACTGCAATTTTATTATTAGGGGGATATTCAGACTTATTTGGAGACTTTCAACAAATGGATGATATTCCGGCTTGGTTGCAGTTATATAGTTTAGGATTAAGTCTAGCCGGAACGGCATTTGTTGGGGTACTTTATGCCTTAGTCACAGAAGGATTACTGTCCGCTAAATTTCAATTTCTGAAAAATCGTCCTCCCATTCCTGGACAAGATCATATTGTCATTATTGGACTGGGAAGAGTGGGACAAGGAGTGGCTAATTATCTACAAGAGTTAAAACAATCGATTGTAGGACTTACTTTTGAGTTGGATTTTGACCGGACGATTTTACCCGAAATGCCTTTAATTGTTGCCAATCAAAAAGAAGCTTTAGCTCAAGCTAATTTAGCAACCGCTAAAAGTGTGGTGGTGGTTACTAATGATGAAATTCTCAATTTAGAAGTGGCCTTAATGGCACAAAAAATTAATAAAAATGCTCATCTAGTCGTCCGAACTTTAGGCGAACGATTAAGTCAATCTTTAACTTTATTATTACCCAAAGCTCAAGTTTTAGGCGCTTATGCAGTGGCAGCAGAGGCGTTTGCAGGGGCAGCATTTGGAGAAAATATTATTAGTGTGTTTCGTCTCGCTCGACAAACTATTTTAGTCACTGAATATCAAATTGAAGACATAGATACCTTACATGGATTATTACTTTCTGAAGTCGCTTATGGTTATGGCGTTGTCCCTATTCTTCATCAAAAACCCCCCGATACTTCTAAGTTTATGCCCTCCGATGATATTCGTTTAACTGTCGGCGATCGCATGGTGGTTTTAGCAACTATTGAAGGCTTAAAACGGATTGAACAAGGTAAACTAAGAATTAGCCCTAAATGTTGGCGCGTGAAAGTAGAAAAAGCCATAACGCCGGATGGGATTTTTGAAGGTG belongs to Gloeothece citriformis PCC 7424 and includes:
- a CDS encoding potassium channel family protein, encoding MQTGSISSQPPLDKFLVCGLGSLGQYCVLALKNFGVSVIAIEQIKPYSWEIPELTDLLEDLIFGDCRHPELLKSAQIDQCRAALIVTTNEQVNAETALTIRQLNPHTRLVIRSSKENLNELLNEQLGNFIAYEPTQLPITAFTLAALGSETLSFFNLDGEKLRVIQRQIPKGDRWCNLSGVHELNTRTRRILAHTDHLTSLPSTFHQWDGNAPILPGDTLVYIETAENFLLLPKRESSTPTQAQKSIHSKNPLKRLKRYLQGKLYHFWHSTLQQPTRKVALICGLIVLFLLLTGTILLMISHPGTTLLSAFSATAILLLGGYSDLFGDFQQMDDIPAWLQLYSLGLSLAGTAFVGVLYALVTEGLLSAKFQFLKNRPPIPGQDHIVIIGLGRVGQGVANYLQELKQSIVGLTFELDFDRTILPEMPLIVANQKEALAQANLATAKSVVVVTNDEILNLEVALMAQKINKNAHLVVRTLGERLSQSLTLLLPKAQVLGAYAVAAEAFAGAAFGENIISVFRLARQTILVTEYQIEDIDTLHGLLLSEVAYGYGVVPILHQKPPDTSKFMPSDDIRLTVGDRMVVLATIEGLKRIEQGKLRISPKCWRVKVEKAITPDGIFEGANIIARISGCSLNTARELMNNLPHTLSTPLYKPQAMRLVRALKKVQVFANIISTSSQSSKI